GTCACCGAGTTGTCCACGAAACTGGGCGTGAACCGTACCGTGGTGTACCGGTTGCTCGCCACCCTGGAGCAACACGCGCTCGTACGCCGGGACTTGGGCGGGCGCGCACGGGTCGGGCTGGGGGTGCTGCGGCTCGGCCGGCAGGTGCATCCGCTGGTACGGGAGGCCGCGCTGCCCGCGCTGCGCTCGCTCGCCGAGGACATCGGGGCGACCGCGCATCTGACGCTGGTGGACGGGACGGAGGCGCTGGCCGTCGCCGTGGTCGAACCGACGTGGACCGACTATCACGTGGCGTACCGGGCCGGGTTCCGGCATCCGCTGGACCGGGGCGCGGCGGGCAAGGCGATCCTGTCCGCGCGGCAGTCTCCGGCCGCGGACCCCGGGTACACCCTCACGCACGGCGAACTGGAGGCCGGGGCGAGCGGGGCGGCCGCGCCGCTGATCGGGGTCACCGGCGTCGAGGGCAGCGTGGGCGTCGTCATGCTGGCGGACTCCGTACCGGAACGGGTGGGGCCGAGGGTGGTGGAGGCGGCGAAGGAGGTCGCCGAGGCCCTGCGCTGACGCCGGCCGCGCCGAAAGCCGAGGCGCTGCGCTGACGCCGGCCGCGCCGAAAGCCGACGCCCTGCGCTGACACCGGCCGCGCCGAAAGCCGAGGCCCTGCGCTGACACCGGCC
This genomic interval from Streptomyces sp. NBC_00557 contains the following:
- a CDS encoding IclR family transcriptional regulator produces the protein MTAETSQTLDRGLRVLKLLADTDHGLTVTELSTKLGVNRTVVYRLLATLEQHALVRRDLGGRARVGLGVLRLGRQVHPLVREAALPALRSLAEDIGATAHLTLVDGTEALAVAVVEPTWTDYHVAYRAGFRHPLDRGAAGKAILSARQSPAADPGYTLTHGELEAGASGAAAPLIGVTGVEGSVGVVMLADSVPERVGPRVVEAAKEVAEALR